One Cryptomeria japonica chromosome 9, Sugi_1.0, whole genome shotgun sequence genomic window carries:
- the LOC131060963 gene encoding disease resistance protein TAO1 gives MAKNFCCLCCCSCCGLLSPSPPQSLQQQQPISISTPSPQLSRYSTISSPSQPSEQEPTVTMTDFKNFLQKFNDISQIEGLIQVLEELLKIASGEQSDGGSNSAVGSHIQEGQRILEMLDTRIGKRPVTKNPTDSVIAEIEKVCIEVLKGSEKIPKVGIALCMLGSALESFSKMSENKSECLEVLRRMLNLGRQILLLNEQIPEQKQKLNEGIQCIIVGTSMCISQLARAKIFRFLTATVNADTLKAFQFKIDHLYSDIQLSAAIGIGQRVPKIASQSQKIYAYQPTVGIESGLERVIQLLDLNAQDTIPIVVVVYGFGGIGKTTLADAVYAQLNLQSYKHCRIHMDQDCTNNDLKGLQEQILYGLFTENLQLKNCDEGRGRLWSFFKEHPNQPLFLYIDNALKGNDLEKLLPQRLDSCLPPKSRILVTTRNLQETDIFVGRNIQRRQYDVIPLPVTEARKLLLEKVSDYNDENNIENLLKLCGGIPLLLELAGSQLALNRGNKKNIVLEMLKEGEKVKEKDISDRMVGFVYDRLLEPVQEAFLDIASYFHNRWGSEFVASIVGEEEFRALEAASFVKTSEEGFVIVHDIVRARGKKLSEQEGNRIRDRESLLECLKDEEKLKKIKGIYSGEEYEQPPIEINCDHLNCMSNSLRVLYCRGSQITFREQCHKPFEQLRCLRINDDALDLPMEFEKLEHLTYYKGPFMQGMSFYEFPRSLRYMYIKNFSWNRVVYSRIPPKVTPASSLEALGLYDFKNIQRLPNGMEKLKKLESLTLWDCHQLRELPSKLRDLSNLKELEVVNCNELKELPSNFGQLSNLTSLRICTCSALSALPSNFGQLKNLEELELRYCPELAELPSDFGQLKNLKKLDLTGCSGLEEWPLSFGDLTNMKEIDLRGCSSTLKDLLPNNIRGNNCKVNGLPD, from the exons ATGGCCAAAAATTTCTGTTGTTTATGTTGCTGCTCTTGCTGCGGTTTACTTTCCCCTTCTCCTCCACAATCTCTTCAACAACAACAACCCATCTCTATCTCTACCCCTTCACCGCAACTATCTCGGTATTCCACCATCTCCTCGCCTTCACAACCTTCTGAACAAGAGCCCACTGTCACTATGACCGATTTTAAGAATTTTCTACAAAAGTTCAATGATATAAGCCAGATTGAGGGTCTGATTCAGGTTTTAGAAGAGCTATTGAAGATCGCA TCGGGAGAGCAGAGTGATGGAGGATCTAATTCAGCGGTAGGTTCTCATATCCAAGAAGGCCAAAGAATCCTGGAGATGCTGGATACAAGAATTGGCAAGCGTCCTGTAACG AAAAATCCTACGGATAGCGTAATTGCAGAGATTGAAAAAGTTTGTATAGAAGTGCTCAAAGGCTCTGAGAAAATTCCTAAAGTAGGAATAGCACTTTGTATGTTGGGATCCGCATTGGAGAGTTTTAGTAAGATGTCTGAGAACAAGAGTGAGTGCCTTGAAGTTTTGAGAAGGATGCTTAATCTTGGGAGGCAAATTCTACTGTTGAATGAGCAAATTCCAGAGCAGAAGCAGAAACTAAATGAGGGAATCCAGTGCATTATTGTAGGAACCAGCATGTGCATCTCCCAACTTGCAAGAGCCAAAATTTTCAG GTTTCTCACCGCTACAGTGAATGCCGATACTTTAAAggcttttcaattcaaaatagaCCACTTGTATAGTGACATCCAATTGTCAGCTGCAATTGGCATAGGGCAAAGAGTGCCAAAAATTGCTTCACAATCGCAGAAAATATATGCATACCAACCGACAG TTGGAATTGAGAGCGGACTGGAAAGAGTAATTCAGCTTCTTGATCTGAATGCACAAGACACAATACCCATTGTTGTGGTTGTCTATGGTTTTGGTGGGATTGGGAAGACCACACTTGCTGATGCCGTTTATGCCCAACTCAACCTCCAATCTTATAAGCATTGTAGAATTCACATGGATCAAGATTGTACCAACAACGATCTTAAGGGCCTCCAAGAGCAAATTTTGTATGGATTGTTTACAGAGAACTTGCAATTGAAAAACTGCGATGAAGGTCGAGGAAGGTTGTGGTCATTTTTCAAAGAGCATCCTAATCAGCCTTTATTCCTATACATTGACAATGCTCTCAAAGGTAACGATCTTGAGAAACTTCTACCTCAACGCTTGGATAGTTGCCTCCCACCGAAGAGCAGAATACTTGTCACTACTCGAAATCTCCAAGAGACGGACATTTTTGTTGGCAGGAATATTCAACGTCGACAATATGATGTGATTCCTCTTCCAGTGACTGAGGCAAGAAAACTTTTGTTGGAGAAAGTTTCAGATTACAATGATGAAAATAATATAGAAAACCTCCTTAAGTTGTGTGGTGGTATTCCCCTTCTTCTTGAATTAGCTGGTTCACAATTGGCTCTAAACAGGGGAAATAAAAAGAACATAGTGCTAGAGATGCTTAAAGAAGGAGAGAAGGTCAAAGAGAAAGATATAAGCGATCGTATGGTTGGTTTTGTATACGACAGACTATTAGAACCTGTTCAAGAGGCCTTTCTAGATATCGCATCCTACTTTCATAATAGGTGGGGTAGTGAGTTTGTGGCCAGCATAGTTGGAGAGGAGGAATTCAGAGCTCTAGAAGCTGCCTCATTCGTCAAGACATCTGAAGAAGGTTTTGTGATTGTTCATGACATAGTTCGAGCAAGAGGAAAAAAGTTGTCAGAGCAAGAGGGAAACAGAATCCGAGACCGTGAGAGTTTATTGGAATGTTTGAAAGATGAAGAG AAACTCAAAAAAATAAAAGGCATTTATTCTGGTGAAGAATATGAGCAGCCTCCAATCGAAATTAATTGTGATCATCTTAATTGTATGAGCAATTCATTAAGAGTGTTATATTGTAGAGGATCGCAAATAACATTCAGGGAGCAATGTCATAAACCATTTGAACAACTCAGATGCCTTAGAATTAATGATGATGCTCTTGATTTACCAATGGAGTTTGAGAAACTCGAGCATCTCACCTACTACAAGGGCCCATTTATGCAAGGCATGAGTTTTTATGAG TTTCCTCGAAGCCTGCGCTACATGTACATTAAGAATTTTTCTTGGAACAGAGTTGTATATTCTAGAATTCCTCCCAAAGTCACTCCAGCTTCTTCTCTTGAAGCATTAGGTTtatatgacttcaaaaatataCAAAGGCTGCCAAATGGAATGGAAAAGCTAAAAAAGTTAGAGAGCTTAACTTTATGGGATTGCCATCAATTAAGGGAACTTCCATCCAAATTGAGAGATCTCAGCAATCTAAAAGAGTTAGAAGTAGTTAATTGCAATGAATTGAAAGAGTTGCCTTCAAATTTTGGGCAACTCAGCAATTTGACAAGTTTACGAATATGCACATGCTCTGCATTAAGTGCATTACCTTCAAACTTTGGGCAGCTCAAAAATTTAGAAGAGTTAGAATTGAGGTACTGTCCTGAACTAGCAGAGTTGCCTTCAGATTTTGGTCAGCTCAAAAATTTGAAAAAGTTAGATTTGACGGGTTGTTCTGGGCTAGAAGAATGGCCATTAAGCTTTGGGGATCTCACAAACATGAAGGAGATAGATTTGAGAGGTTGTTCCTCAACATTAAAAGATTTGTTGCCAAATAATATTAGAGGAAACAATTGTAAGGTAAATGGATTACCAGACTGA